A stretch of the Rhinoderma darwinii isolate aRhiDar2 chromosome 3, aRhiDar2.hap1, whole genome shotgun sequence genome encodes the following:
- the LOC142748806 gene encoding gastrotropin-like → MSFTGKYEVESQENYENFMQTIGIPADTIQRGKDFQFTTEVVQNGDDFTWSQIFPGHTMTNKFTIGKECDMETVSGKKFKATVNRDGSKIVVDFGKYKHSSEIVGGKLVEISDAGGVTFKRTSKKVA, encoded by the exons ATGAGCTTCACTGGAAAGTACGAGGTGGAAAGCCAGGAGAACTATGAAAACTTCATGCAGACCATTG GAATCCCAGCAGATACCATCCAAAGAGGAAAAGACTTCCAATTCACCACTGAAGTAGTCCAAAATGGTGATGACTTCACATGGTCCCAAATCTTCCCCGGCCACACCATGACCAACAAATTCACGATAGGAAAGGAGTGTGACATGGAAACCGTGAGTGGAAAGAAATTTAAG GCGACCGTCAACCGTGATGGATCAAAGATAGTCGTTGACTTTGGCAAATACAAGCATTCATCCGAGATTGTTGGAGGAAAACTAGTGGAA ATTTCGGATGCTGGCGGTGTTACTTTCAAGAGGACCAGTAAGAAAGTGGCCTAA